TTTCGGGTTGAGCTCATCACATGGGGAACGCCTAGTGTGGTTTACCTCTCATGTCTAGTTTGCGAGCTATTACGAAGACAATACTCAATAGTTTGTCTTAAATATCATACTAATCCCTATAGTCACTTACAAATCTAAAGTCAAACTAGAAAGACTCCAACAAACACTAAATACACCTAAGATAAGTTCAACAATAACAACTAAACTTCAATTTCAACTAATTGGtctcacaaaaatataaaatatttcaactttaaTCAAAATAAGTACTATATGAAAAACAAGGCTTACACAAAGGGGTTTGGCCTTTCAAGTCGAGCTCATCACATGGGGAACGCCTAGTGCGACTTACCTCTCATGTCTAGTTTGCGAGATATTACGCAAGACAATACTCAATAGTTTGTCTTAAATATCATACTAATCCATATAGTCACTTACAAATCTAAAGTCAAACTAGAAAGACACTCCAACAAACACTAAATACACTTTAAGGCATGTTTAACAATAACAACTAAACCTTAACTTCAACTTTTAATCAAATAAGTACCAAATAACAAACAAGGGTTAATACACAAGGGGGTTAGCCTTGGGGCTTGCCTAGTGCAATTTTACCTATCATGTGTGACTTATGAGCTATTATACAAGAATGGGTGGTTGTGGGTTCCCTTGTCTACTCATCCCTTTCCTTTTCAAAACTCAATAATTTGTCTCAAAACTCATACTAATGCCCATAGTCACTTACAAATCTGTAGTCAAACTAGAAAGACTCCAAAAAACACTAAATACACCTAAGTCAagttcaacaacaacaactaaaCCTCAATTTTAACTAATTAGTCTCACTTAAACATACAAGATTTCAACTTTAGTCAAATAAGTACCAAATAACAAACACGGGTTAAAACACAAGGTGGTTAGCCTTCCGGGTCGTCACATGATGCTCGACTAGTACGGTTTACATTTCTTAAgcggtttgcgagctattgcacaGGAACGCGGTTGCTAAAAGACACAACATTGACCATAGTGAATGTAAAAATGAAATCAGGACTAACCTGGTGACAACAATCGCAGGTAAAAGGCAAGAAATCAATCTGCCTGCAGTCATCTACAAAGCAATGTTTTCCAAGATTTGGGAACTCTGGCGTTCCCATTGAAATTATCACTCAACAACTtcaagcaaaaaaaattataagaaaattaagaaaagtaaaaaaaaatcaagaacctAAAAATGTTTAATCTATAAATTATACTGATATATCTAATTAATTCCCTTGATTTTTTTAGAGAATTGGTAAAATGGATATTGAATTTGCCTTCAGAAAATTCTGGGAAAGAGACCAGACAACAGCACAACTGAGAATTAAACAAAAGTTCAATATCGGGGTTTATTATCGAAAGTCGTAATTTTAGGTAGGGGACTCaattgtaattttataattCTTGTTGGGTccgttttatttttaaaagtttacgAAATATTtggttttttaaatttaattaatttagcttAAGAGAAGatattaagtttaaaatgtACACGTGCGTTTATCCATAAAAGattataaatatgtttaaaCGATGAATTCTTATATATCGATCCCAAACAATTATgagtaaataatattaatactcACATATGTTGTAAATCTattgtatatgtggatgatccattagagttatccaacaattaattggattcatgtattagtgtttccaatgtgataagatatcaaggtgatatgaaccttgatgataactatgtaaaatttcaaggtgacctttgactatgatatctcaacactataaatagagatatcattcaccattgtatgatatacttgaataagaaaattatctcctctatcttatacttcttgtctttttcatcttatattctgagctttctttacaacacgttatcagcacgagattgctacttgcaaaggtactatataaatatttttatttaattcacatattctctcataattttcattatgtCGAATTTATCCAAACTTGAGTTTGTGGCATTAGATATTTCTGGAAAGAATTATCTTTCATGGGTACTCGATGCTGAGATTCACATGGCTGCTAAAGGTCTTGATGCCACTATTACTCAGGGAAATGAAGCATCGAGTCAAGATAAGGCGAAGGCTATGATTTTCCTTCGTCATCATCTTGATGAGGGCCTAAAGATTGATTATCTGACAGTGAAAGATCCACTTGAATTGTGGACTGATTTAAAGGGGAGATATGACCACCTAAAGGCAACAGTGTTGCCAAGAGCTCGTTATGAGTGGATGCATTTATGGTTTCAAGATGTTAAGACCGTAATTGAATATAACTCTGCTGTATTCAGGATAACCTCCCAGTTGAAATTATGTGGGGAgactataaaagatgaggacatgTTAGAAAAGACACTTACTACTTTTCATGCCTCGAATGTGATATTGCAGCAGCAATATCGTGAAAAGGGTTTTCAGAAATATTTTGAACTAATCTCATGTCTTTTGGTGGCTGAgcatgaaaaatcatgaagctCGTCCCACTGGAGCTGCTCCATTACCGGAGGCAAATGTGGTGGAAGCACGTGATCAATCTGAAGTAAAAAGAGATGATCATCGAGGATATAATAATGCACGGGGACGTGGCAAAGATAAAAGACGATACCCTAATCGTCAAGGTGGTGGTCATAATAAAAGGGAGAACAACATGAGTTCTCAAAATAACCCCTCAAAAAGTAATTGTCGTCGTTGTGGCATGAAAGGCCATTGGAAGAATGAATGTCGCATGCATGAACATTTTGTAAGGCTTTATCAAAATTCctttaaaaagaaaggaaataaaagtggTGCTTCATCTTCCAATGCTCGAGCTGAGTCACATATGACTCTTAAAGATGGTGATAAGCCGGGAACATCTCAGAAATATGATAAAGATGTTGAAGCAAATTTGGCTTTAAAGGATGATGTTTTTGATGGCCTTGGTGACATTACTCATATGGAAGTTGATGACTTCTTTGGAGATCGAAACTAATGTTTGATCTTTTAGCTGGGGAATgaaatttgttaatattttacttatgtatttttaattattatgttattaatgttgaagtatttaaattttcgttgttaattttgtttcttccttcttttgatgtattttattttaatgaaaattaatagaaatccCCAGTTGTCAGTTGGATTCAAGATGAGTAATGGAGATGTATGTCTTCTTGATAGTGCTACAAcgcatacaatattaaaagaaaagaaatgtttttctaatttggttatgaaaatagcatatgtcaacacaatatcaggtagtacaaaattaattgagggcTCTGGAAGAGCGACCTTATTACTACCTGGAGGGACAATATTAAGCATTGATAATGCAttatattgtagtaagtctcaaagaaacttattaagtttcaaagttattcgccaaaatggctatcatgttgagacggctaatgaaggaaaggttgaatacctttacattactacaattaatgtagagaagaaaattgtgcatgaaaaattaccTGCATTTTCTATTGGGTTGTACTATACAAGTATAAGTACAGTTGAATCACATGCCGTAGTAAACAAAaggtttactaattttaatgattttatcatttggcatGACCGGTTAGGCCATCCCAGATTTAATATGATGCGCAAAATCATTGAGAATTCACATGGGCACACCTTAAAGAGCCCAAATATTCTTCAATCAAAGGAATTCTCTTGTGCTTCTTGTTCTCTAGGAAAGTTGATCATTAAACCATCAACAGTTAAGGTTGGAATTGAATCCCCTGCGTTTCTGGAACGTATACAGGGTGATATATGTGGACCAATTCAACCTGCATGTGGaccctttaaatattatatggtcttgGTAGATGCTTCTACAAGATGGTCACATGTGTGTTTATTATCAACTCGCAACATGGCTTTTGCGAGATTGTTggctcaaataataagattgaaagCACAATTTCCAGACTATACAATAAAGACAATCCGTCTAGATAATGCTGGTGAGTTTACATCTCAagcatttaatgattattgtatgtCTACTGGTATAACAGTTGAACATCCAGTTGCTCATGTTCACACTCAAAACGGTCTAGCAGAATCATTGATTAAACGTCTGCAATTAATAGCTAGACCATTACTAATGAGAACAAAGTTATCTGTGTCTATGTGGGGACATGCTATTTTGCATGCAGCAGCACTTGTGCGCATAAGGCCGAccaattatcatgaattctccCCATTACAATTGACTTTTGGTCAAGAACCAAACATTTCCCATCttagagtttttggatgtgcggtGTATGTCCCAATTGCTCCACCACAACGCACAAAGATGGGGCCCCAAAGAAGGTTGGGGATATATGTTGCGAATGAATCTccttcaatcataaaatatttggagcctatgattggagatttatttaaggcaagatttgttgattgtcattttgatgaatcagtatacccaacattagggggagaacaTGAGTCATTGGGAAAAGAGATAGATTGGAATTCATAATCTCTATCTCATCTGGATCCTCGAACAAATCAATGTGAGCAAGAagttcaaagaataatttatttgcagaaCATTGCAAATCAGCTACCAGATGCATTTACTAATCTTCCAAGGATTACTAAATTGCATATTCCAGCTGTTAATGCTCCAGTTCGAGTTGATATCCCGACGGGACAAATTGTAAAGGTAAATGAGTCTAGATCACATTTGAAGCATGGTAGACCAATTGgttccaaggataaaaatcctcgaaagagaaaaggaataaatgatTAAGATGATCATGggttgaaagaaatttctcaagatgagacccaagtcataacacatgatgatgaggaggttcgaacttctgaaaataatgaaatttcaatgaattatgTCTCGACGAGAAAGTTGTGGAACCGAAATAATGTTGTGATTGACAACATATTTGCCTATAATGTTGCTATTGAAATAATGcaacaagatgaagattttgagCCAAAATCTGTTCACGAATGTAAACagagaaatgattggccaaaatggaaggATGCAATTCAAGCTGAATTGGCTTCACTAGAAAAACGTGAAGTTTTTGGACCGATAATCCGAACACCTGAAGGTATCAAgccagtggggtacaaatgggtttttgtacgaaaaagaaatgagaaagtCATGAGATATAAGGCCCGACTCGTTGCTCAAGGTTTTTCTCAAAGACCTGGCATTGATTATATGGAGACATATTCTTCAGTGGTAGATGCAATCACCTTCAGATATCTCATAAATCTGGCTgttcatgaaaaacttgaaatgcGTCTAATGGACGTTGTCACAGCCTATCTATATGGCTCATTGGaccacaacattttcatgaaaattcctgAAGCATTCAAAGTGCCTGAAGCATACAAAGATTCAAGAGAAACTTGTTCAATAAAACTTCAGAAATCTCTGTATGGATTGAAACAATCAGGAAGGATGTGGTACAATCGTCTGAGTGAATATTTGTTGAAGAAAGGGTACAAAAATGATCCGATTTGTCCCTGCATTTTTATTAAACGGTCGGGGTCTGAATTTGTAATAATAgttgtgtatgttgatgatttgaacatCATTGGCACTCATAAAGAGCTTTTAGAAGCTGTTGAGTGTctgaaaaaagaatttgaaatgaaagatctcagcaagacaaaattttgtcttggccTACAGATTGAGAATTTGTCAAATGGAATACTTGTTCATCAATCAACGTACACAGAAAAGATACTAAAgcgtttttacatggataaCTCACATCCATTGAGTACTCCAATGGTGGTAAGATCGCTTGACATCAATACAGATCCATTTCGACCTCAAGAGAATGATGAAgagcttcttggtgatgaaactccttaTCTTAGTGCGATCGGGGCACTAATGTACCTTGCTAACAATACTCGACCAGATATCTGTTTTGCAGTAAgtctactggcaagattcagttcctccccaacaaaaagacattgtAATGGTGTTAAACACATACTTCGATATCTTCGAGGGATCATGGacatgggtttattctattccaATGAATCTAAATCAGAACTGATTGGTTAGGCAGATGCAGGGTATTTATCAGATCCACATAAAGCTCGATCACAAACAGGTTATTTGTTTACATGTGGAGACACGGCAATATcttggcgatcaatgaagcaaacgtTGGTAgccacttcttcaaatcatgcagaaataatagccatccatgaagcaagtcgagagtgcgtctggttgagatcaatAACCCATCATATTcaggaaatgtgtggtttttctttgaaaaagaatataccaaccacaatgtacgaagataatGCTGCATGTATAGCTCAATTGAAAGGAGGATACATCAAAGGAGACCGGACAAAGCATATCTCACCAAAGTTCTTTTTCACgcatgatcttcaacaaaatggtgagatagaagttcaacaaattcgttcaagtgataatcttgcTGATTTATTCACTAAGGCATTGCCAACATCAACGTTTGAGAAATTGAGATACAAGATTGGAATGTGCCGTCTCCGAGATATCAAGTAAAGTTTTCATCAAGGGGAGCGAAATACGCGTTatactcttttccttaactatggttttgtcccaagttgggttttcctggtaaggtttttaacgaggcaacgttcaaagcgtattatgagatatgtgtactctttttccttcactaggctttttcccactgggtttttcctagtaaggttttaacgaggcacataatcttggatatccaagggggagtgttgtaaatccattgtatatgtggatgatccattagagttatccaacaattaattggattcatgtattagtgtttccaatgtgataagatatcaaggtgatatgaaccttgatgataactatgtaaaatttcaaggtgacctttgactatgatatctcaacactataaatagagatatcattcaccattgtatgatatacttgaataagaaaattatctcctctatcttatacttcttgtctttttcatcttatattctgagctttctttacaaCAATGTAGAATTTTAAATAACTCTTTTAGTATTTTCACtcgttttaattaaaaataaaacaaaaacaaaaatctacaTATAATCACAAAGTAATAGacgtaaaatattttattcttattatcaatgatgaaagatatattatgtattattaACAAATACAATCATTGCACAGATAATAGTTATTAAATAATGACATTATAGTTCAACAAGAAATACCAAAGggatatatatacatcatataaataaccattttattatttttgtacattAAAAAGTACAATCGTCAAACTTTTGACTAGAAAATAGAAATACATAGTAGTCTTATTAAAACTTCAATCCgtacatattaataataattattcaatacATAGATATAGATTTGTTTATTGTGATATATCATATCTGCTATATATTGAAGATCTAtagtataaattaataattatacaaaagaGCTTCATCCTCTGAAATTTCTAGTGAAGTGCAGTGTGGTGTAACATGTTCAGCATTGTTAAAATGGACATTTTTGCACGTAGCCTCTGATGGTTTTCCACTTTCCCCTACTAAATTTATATTCTCCATTATAATTCCTTCACATGGAAAGTTTGTGCTGCAATCAAATTTTATGGCCACCTTTGTTGCACTTGTGCCCTTGATATTCTCATACACCACATTTTTCACTTGAACTGCTGAAAACTGGAACAAACAAAGTGATTAAATAATCGTGAGAGATCgagttagaattttttttataacttaatgatttttacttatttaccCAAATGCTCTCTTTTAAGGATATACTCTACTATATTTGATTCGTTTTGAAATGACTTCATCTATATGTTTGAGAATCTGCATGTATTCGTTTGTGTAGTCATGATTGATTTGAATCaatattttagatattattaaatttgaatctAATGTTTTATGTATATGTTTCTCAATCTTACATACAAAATATTAGATAACGtctaataatttataaaaaatttagattataATCTAACATTTTTTCTTATGATATTCAGTTTACTTTAACAAGATTTTTAGACCATAGTCCAAAAGATCcataaattagaagaaaaataaaaggaataatgaatatcatTTACTAAAAATCTATTCAAAAAGTTACTAACTAGTGAAAAGAATCTCAAAGTTTTAATGATGTAAGGTGATTTAAGaagtaataaaatataataaattgttcgttaataaaaaattacctGTTGTATACATGGTTCAACTCGATCACAATAGTTTTGGTCTATAATTATGGGATACTTAACGTCTTGCATTTCCACATTCAGAAATTTGATGTTGCTAGCTTGTCCAGATCCTCCCTACATTATTAAACcacattatattaatttatataatgcttaattacatgttaattaaatttataattattaacattcaaccaagAACGTCCATCTGAATAAACAGACGTGAGATCTTCCTATTGATACTAGCACTAGTGGGACCGGCCGTTGCAGCCCCTTTTCATTATAAGTTTGGTTTAATCATGACCCAAAACTGGATAAACCAAACTTCTAAACAAAGCAACACATTTACACTTAGTACGAGTACAATAATCTGAAGTTCTGaacatttttttctatataacaTAGAAAGCTAGTAAAATACATACTTTTattccaaatataaattttcaaacatgaaatcaaatttaatcatattttaatattgatattcgattataaatttaaaaaaaattaaaaaaatgtgcgtgtgggggggggggggggggagggtaCCTGCCAAGTCTTGATCCTAACTCCATTTTCGGCACCGATAATTTTGGCTTCATTTACAGTAACATTAGACACATAAGCTTCTGAATTTCCAGATCCTAAGCTTCCAATACTAATccatggaaaaataaaaagagaaaaaataagagCAAATATTCAGAAAGATTATAGGTACCAAAACCACATTTCGTCAATAATTATTGCATGTTTTATTAGATTATAAAACActcttaattagttaatttaatatgaaaatggAATAGTATTTTAATAAGGTAATAACATTTTTGATCCCTCAATTATTAGTTCTTCTAATTTTAGTCTTTATGATATCTTCAATTACTTGAAATGTACACTTTGAACTATCCCTTTTCTTGTGAATAATCAAATTCGCAAAATTATTCATCATTTCGTCTTTTGATTAACTATATGTGCTATGTTAAAGCATGTATTTTTATGTTGAACTTAAGGATAATATACTACTTCAAAAAAAGCTCAAATATATATAGCACATCTAAGCAGACATtttaagagcctgtttggctcagcttaaaagctggtcaaactgacttaaaagctggtttttgacttatttagctgtttggcaatactcaaaacaacttattttaagtttaaaaaaaaaaacttattttaagccaaaagttaaaagctggggtagggtgctttttttttagcttataagttgttttaagttgaccacatttttatctttttgtgcttaatatttttatacaatctccaaattacccatataaccctaacatttctttcttccatttttcccttttcacgtttgacataacaacttcagcacttttatccaaacgcataactgcttattttaaaaataagtttcaacacttttaaaagtacttttttaaagctgcttttattacgcccatccaaacgggccctaattATTGTGCTAAGTCATTAACCATAAAGACAAGAGAAAAAATTTgccaataaattaattaaaggatttaaagtaattattatatcatactACCTTTTATGAAATAGAGAAAATGGAAACAAGTATATTTGTAAAATAGAGTACCTTATACCATGACCTGGACCACAAGTAATATTTGTGGCCTGCACATTTTGAGATCCAGAA
The sequence above is a segment of the Solanum lycopersicum chromosome 10, SLM_r2.1 genome. Coding sequences within it:
- the LOC138338967 gene encoding uncharacterized protein; protein product: MSNLSKLEFVALDISGKNYLSWVLDAEIHMAAKGLDATITQGNEASSQDKAKAMIFLRHHLDEGLKIDYLTVKDPLELWTDLKGRYDHLKATVLPRARYEWMHLWFQDVKTVIEYNSAVFRITSQLKLCGETIKDEDIMKNHEARPTGAAPLPEANVVEARDQSEVKRDDHRGYNNARGRGKDKRRYPNRQGGGHNKRENNMSSQNNPSKSNCRRCGMKGHWKNECRMHEHFVRLYQNSFKKKGNKSGASSSNARAESHMTLKDGDKPGTSQKYDKDVEANLALKDDVFDGLGDITHMEVDDFFGDRN